From the candidate division Zixibacteria bacterium HGW-Zixibacteria-1 genome, the window TCGCGGAGACCCTGGGCAAAATCGCGACCGACGAAGTGCGGACGGTTATTATCCACAAAGGTGTCGGCGCCATCAATGAATCCGATGTCCTTCTGGCCGCAGCCTCAAACGCGATTATTATCGGATTTAATGTCTCACCCGACGGTCGAGCCAGAGACGCTGCCTCCCGGGAAAAGGTTGAGATTAAACAATACAGTATCATTTACGATGTCGAAGGCGATATCAGAAAAGCGCTGGAGGGAATGCTGGCGCCGGATATCAGCGAGGAATTTGTCGGGGTTGCCGAGGTTCGGCAGATATTCAGAGTGCCCAAAGTGGGCGTAATCGCCGGGTGTATTGTCAAAGAGGGCGCCATTCACCGGACCGATAAAGTTCATATAGTTCGAGACGGGCGCAAAGTATATACCGGGCACCTCAGTTCGCTGAAGCGGTTCAAGGATGATGTCCGCGAGGTCACCAACGGCTATGAGTGCGGAATCGGCGTCGAAAATTACCATGACCTTAAGGTCGGCGATGCCATTGAAGTTTATAAACTGGTCGAAACGGCAAGAAAACTGATTTAGAGACGGGTGCAGGTTGGTTGTTGGTACAATTGTAGTTGATCTGAATCTTCCCGGAGTAAACTCATTAAAAGAAAAAAGAAGGAGGCTTAAACCGCTTTTGGCAAAATTGCAGAGCCGGTTTAATGTTTCCGTGGCGGAAGTCGGTATGAACGACATTCACAGAAGCGCCCAGGTGGGCGTGGCACTGGTCAGCAACAGCAAGGTGTTTGTGGATCAGGTCATATCGAGCATCGTCGGGACGATCGCATCAACACCCGAGATTAATATGGTCGATTACCGAGTGGAGATTTTGTAGGTGAAAGCATGAAGCAGTTCAAGAGATCGGAAAGAATTCGCAGTCAGATGTTAAGGGATATTCAATTGCTCCTCGAGCACGATACCGCCGCCCATCTCGACTC encodes:
- a CDS encoding DUF503 domain-containing protein, encoding MVVGTIVVDLNLPGVNSLKEKRRRLKPLLAKLQSRFNVSVAEVGMNDIHRSAQVGVALVSNSKVFVDQVISSIVGTIASTPEINMVDYRVEIL